A window from Candidatus Binatia bacterium encodes these proteins:
- the ppdK gene encoding pyruvate, phosphate dikinase, protein MARVKQREVETKRARAQKAAKKTPRGRGAKPAGSRAKVAKSAKPAKRAATARAAKKPAKAAALSKTIYSFGGGRADGRADMKNLLGGKGANLAEMASIGLPVPPGFTITTEVCTYYYANGRKYPASLRDDVRKAMAKVEQIVGKKFGDPKNPLLVSVRSGARASMPGMMDTILNLGLNDETVAGLAAAANNERFAYDSYRRFVQMYGDVVLGLKPESDKEHDPFEVVLEEKKRARGVTGDLELTTEDLKELVTEFKDLILRRTGKPFPEDPWDQLWGAIGAVFGSWMNQRAITYRKLYGIPSDWGTAVNVQAMVFGNLGDDCATGVAFTRDPATGEKKFYGEFLVNAQGEDVVAGIRDPQKVTIEASRAVAESKGMSEEERKRVAPSLEEVMPEAYKQLRAVAEKLERHYRDMQDIEFTIERKKLYMLQTRNGKRTATAAVKIAVDMVNERLIDRETAVTRVDPASLDTLLHRQVDPKAPKTLLAKGLPASPGAAAGAVVFSADEAAAAAAEGKKTILVRIETSPEDIHGMHAAEGILTARGGATSHAAVVGRGMGKPCVVGCNALAIDYAGGKMTVGDKVVRAGDDITIDGATGAVYLGLVPTIEPKVSGDFQKLMSWADKVRKLKVRANADTPHDATVARQFGAEGIGLCRTEHMFFEGDRIDAVREMILADDTEGRRRALAKILPMQKEDFKGIFRAMAGLPVTVRLLDPPLHEFLPHTDAEIKDLSTKIGVSVEKLRNKVTSLHELNPMLGHRGCRLGITFPEIYEIQVRAIIEAACELTREKVKVIPEIMIPLVGTVAELKILRELTDDVARAVMNEYKVKVAYTVGTMIEVPRAAITARDIATEAEFFSFGTNDLTQMTLGLSRDDAGKFLPEYVERNIFPTDPFVSVDQTGVGFLMEHAVKEGRATRPNLKCGICGEHGGDPASVIFCHQVGLDYVSCSPYRVPVARLAAAHAALAER, encoded by the coding sequence ATGGCGCGTGTGAAGCAGCGGGAAGTCGAGACGAAGAGGGCACGGGCGCAGAAGGCGGCCAAGAAGACGCCCCGGGGGCGGGGCGCCAAGCCAGCCGGGAGCCGTGCCAAGGTCGCGAAGAGCGCGAAGCCGGCCAAGCGGGCGGCGACGGCGCGCGCCGCGAAGAAGCCCGCCAAGGCTGCCGCACTCAGCAAGACGATCTACTCGTTCGGCGGCGGTCGCGCCGACGGCCGCGCCGACATGAAGAACCTGCTCGGCGGCAAGGGCGCGAACCTCGCCGAGATGGCGTCGATCGGCCTGCCGGTGCCGCCGGGCTTCACGATCACGACCGAGGTCTGCACCTACTACTACGCCAACGGTCGCAAGTACCCGGCGTCGCTCCGTGACGACGTCCGCAAGGCGATGGCGAAGGTCGAGCAGATCGTCGGCAAGAAGTTCGGCGATCCGAAGAATCCGCTGCTGGTCTCGGTGCGCTCCGGAGCGCGCGCGTCGATGCCGGGCATGATGGACACCATCCTGAACCTCGGCCTCAACGACGAGACGGTCGCGGGGCTCGCCGCAGCGGCGAACAACGAGCGCTTCGCCTACGACTCCTACCGTCGCTTCGTGCAGATGTACGGCGACGTCGTGCTCGGCCTGAAGCCCGAGTCCGACAAGGAGCACGATCCGTTCGAGGTGGTGCTCGAGGAGAAGAAGCGTGCGCGCGGCGTCACCGGCGACCTCGAGCTGACCACCGAGGACCTCAAGGAGCTCGTCACCGAGTTCAAGGACCTGATCCTGCGCCGCACCGGCAAGCCGTTCCCCGAGGATCCGTGGGATCAGCTCTGGGGCGCGATCGGCGCGGTGTTCGGCTCGTGGATGAACCAGCGCGCGATCACCTACCGCAAGCTGTACGGCATCCCGTCGGACTGGGGCACCGCCGTCAACGTGCAGGCGATGGTGTTCGGCAACCTCGGCGACGACTGCGCGACCGGCGTCGCCTTCACGCGCGACCCGGCCACCGGCGAGAAGAAGTTCTACGGCGAGTTTCTGGTGAACGCGCAGGGTGAGGACGTCGTCGCCGGCATCCGCGATCCGCAGAAGGTGACGATCGAGGCCTCGCGCGCGGTCGCCGAGTCCAAGGGCATGAGCGAGGAGGAGCGCAAGCGCGTCGCGCCCTCGCTCGAGGAGGTCATGCCGGAGGCCTACAAGCAGCTGCGCGCGGTCGCGGAGAAGCTCGAGCGGCACTACCGCGACATGCAGGACATCGAGTTCACGATCGAGCGCAAGAAGCTCTACATGCTGCAGACGCGCAACGGGAAGCGCACCGCGACCGCGGCGGTGAAGATCGCGGTCGACATGGTCAACGAGCGCTTGATCGATCGCGAGACCGCGGTGACGCGCGTCGACCCGGCGTCGCTCGACACGCTGCTGCACCGTCAGGTCGATCCGAAGGCGCCGAAGACGCTGCTCGCGAAGGGTCTGCCGGCGTCGCCGGGCGCGGCCGCGGGCGCGGTGGTGTTCTCGGCCGACGAGGCGGCGGCCGCCGCGGCCGAGGGCAAGAAGACGATCCTGGTGCGCATCGAGACCTCGCCGGAGGACATCCACGGCATGCACGCCGCGGAGGGCATCCTCACCGCGCGCGGTGGCGCGACCTCGCACGCCGCCGTGGTCGGCCGCGGCATGGGCAAGCCGTGCGTCGTCGGCTGTAACGCGCTCGCGATCGACTACGCGGGCGGCAAGATGACGGTCGGCGACAAGGTCGTGCGCGCCGGCGACGACATCACGATCGACGGCGCGACCGGCGCGGTCTACCTCGGCCTCGTCCCGACGATCGAGCCCAAGGTGTCGGGCGACTTCCAGAAGCTCATGAGCTGGGCCGACAAGGTCCGCAAGCTCAAAGTTCGCGCCAATGCCGACACGCCGCACGACGCGACCGTCGCGCGCCAGTTCGGCGCCGAGGGCATCGGGCTCTGCCGCACCGAGCACATGTTCTTCGAGGGCGACCGCATCGACGCGGTCCGCGAGATGATCCTCGCCGACGACACCGAGGGACGCCGGCGCGCGCTCGCGAAGATCCTTCCGATGCAGAAGGAGGACTTCAAGGGCATCTTCCGCGCCATGGCGGGCCTGCCGGTGACGGTGCGTCTGCTCGACCCGCCGCTGCACGAGTTCCTGCCGCACACCGACGCGGAGATCAAAGATCTGTCGACCAAGATCGGCGTCTCGGTCGAGAAGCTGCGCAACAAGGTGACGAGCCTGCACGAGCTCAACCCGATGCTCGGCCACCGCGGCTGCCGGCTCGGCATCACCTTCCCGGAGATCTACGAGATCCAGGTGCGCGCGATCATCGAGGCCGCCTGCGAGCTGACGCGCGAGAAGGTCAAGGTGATCCCGGAGATCATGATCCCGCTCGTCGGCACCGTCGCCGAGCTCAAGATCCTGCGCGAGCTCACCGACGACGTCGCCCGTGCGGTGATGAACGAGTACAAGGTCAAGGTGGCGTACACCGTCGGCACCATGATCGAGGTGCCGCGCGCCGCGATCACGGCTCGCGACATCGCGACCGAGGCCGAGTTCTTCTCGTTCGGCACGAACGACCTGACGCAGATGACGCTCGGCCTGTCGCGTGACGACGCCGGCAAGTTCCTGCCGGAGTACGTCGAGCGCAACATCTTCCCGACCGATCCGTTCGTCTCGGTCGAC
- a CDS encoding cupin domain-containing protein, whose amino-acid sequence MQPIDLATTYVHLDDGPTARALRVGPDFWQTIHERTELHAGRLVMIARNDADWSTWEAHPAGEEIVHLLSGELDLILEEPEGPRTVALRPGQAVIVPRGVWHRVVVRTPGDTLHVTYGAGTMHRPV is encoded by the coding sequence ATGCAGCCCATCGACCTCGCGACCACCTACGTGCACCTCGACGACGGCCCGACCGCGCGCGCGCTGCGCGTCGGTCCCGACTTCTGGCAGACGATCCACGAGCGCACCGAGCTGCACGCCGGACGCCTCGTCATGATCGCGCGCAACGACGCCGACTGGTCGACGTGGGAAGCGCACCCCGCAGGCGAGGAGATCGTCCACCTGCTGTCGGGCGAGCTCGATCTGATCCTCGAGGAGCCCGAAGGCCCGCGCACCGTGGCGCTACGACCCGGTCAGGCGGTGATCGTGCCGCGCGGCGTGTGGCACCGGGTGGTGGTTCGCACGCCGGGGGACACGCTGCACGTCACGTACGGCGCGGGGACGATGCACCGGCCGGTGTAG
- a CDS encoding methyltransferase domain-containing protein codes for MDRLERIRREFAEKIRVTSALRSAALVDALASIPREDFVGPGPWKILRLDEFERGYTRTRDADPRHLYDNVLVALDASRYLNNGEPAFVLRCLDDLELSPGDRLLHVGCGVGYYTAIAASAVAEGAVVAIELDPELAKRARENLRRWPNVTVVEGDGNDFVGEPFDAIFVNAGAAELLPTWLDQLRVGGRLLVPLTVDLPEPWLELGSGHMLLVARHADRFSARFSSSVVIFHCAGARTPDAVSLLRQACFRGGYDRVRSLRRDEHPAGPDCWLHAPGACLSYVGADD; via the coding sequence ATGGACCGTCTCGAGCGCATCCGCCGCGAGTTCGCGGAGAAGATCCGAGTCACGTCCGCGCTGCGGTCCGCCGCTCTCGTCGACGCGCTGGCGAGCATTCCGCGTGAAGACTTCGTCGGTCCGGGGCCCTGGAAGATCCTGAGGCTCGACGAATTCGAGCGCGGCTACACGCGCACGCGCGACGCCGATCCGCGGCACCTCTACGACAACGTGCTCGTCGCCCTGGACGCGAGCCGCTACCTCAACAACGGCGAGCCGGCGTTCGTGCTGCGCTGCCTCGACGACCTCGAGCTGTCCCCGGGCGATCGGCTCCTGCACGTCGGCTGCGGCGTCGGGTACTACACCGCGATCGCGGCGTCGGCGGTCGCCGAGGGCGCGGTCGTGGCGATCGAGCTCGACCCCGAGCTCGCGAAGCGCGCGCGTGAGAATCTCCGCCGCTGGCCGAACGTCACCGTCGTCGAGGGCGACGGCAACGACTTCGTCGGCGAGCCCTTCGATGCGATCTTCGTCAACGCCGGCGCCGCCGAGCTGCTGCCGACCTGGCTCGATCAGCTCCGCGTCGGCGGGCGGCTCCTCGTGCCGCTCACCGTCGACCTGCCGGAGCCCTGGCTCGAGCTCGGCTCGGGCCACATGCTGCTCGTCGCGCGGCACGCGGATCGCTTCTCCGCGCGCTTCTCGTCGTCGGTCGTGATCTTTCATTGCGCCGGCGCGCGCACGCCCGACGCGGTCAGCCTCTTGCGGCAAGCGTGCTTCCGCGGCGGCTACGATCGGGTGCGCAGCCTGCGGCGGGACGAGCATCCCGCGGGTCCCGACTGCTGGCTGCACGCACCCGGAGCCTGTCTGTCCTACGTCGGGGCAGACGACTGA
- a CDS encoding AraC family transcriptional regulator ligand-binding domain-containing protein, with product MTFRPAAPYCSAHEILHFAQFAGVENIAEAIGVERAILEDREATLPITVLYDALELAAERSGKANFGLEFALYWMKVAQDGLSSMHFLIRSSPTLRVACDRIARYQRFWNPGEWYEGVTDGDTYIARYRPWGPPRPAHVHQTEKTAALMALVPRGVDRDAMPLSVKLPHAPHGDPELVRRVLGVDPIYNAPWTEIVLPAAVMDKPMPHANPALFSFLERYMAEQMAQLPADESYAARATAAVKRLLHEPGFGQDLVARELGCGARTLARRLADEGTSLRQIVETVRKARAEDLLDGRRSVGEVAFLLGYSEPAAFLHAFRRWHGVSPSAWLEARTQAAARAATADGVDGSAASRGGQRRSARSAG from the coding sequence ATGACGTTTCGGCCTGCCGCCCCGTACTGCTCCGCGCACGAGATCCTGCACTTCGCCCAGTTTGCAGGCGTCGAGAACATCGCCGAGGCGATCGGCGTCGAGCGAGCGATCCTCGAGGACCGAGAGGCGACGCTCCCGATCACCGTCCTCTACGACGCCCTCGAGCTCGCCGCCGAGCGCAGCGGCAAGGCGAACTTCGGGCTCGAGTTCGCGCTCTACTGGATGAAGGTCGCGCAGGACGGGCTCAGCTCGATGCACTTCCTGATCCGCTCGAGCCCGACGCTGCGCGTCGCGTGCGACCGGATCGCGCGCTACCAGCGCTTCTGGAACCCCGGCGAGTGGTACGAAGGGGTCACGGACGGCGACACGTACATCGCGCGCTACCGACCTTGGGGGCCACCGCGCCCGGCCCACGTCCACCAGACCGAGAAGACGGCCGCGCTGATGGCGCTCGTGCCGCGCGGGGTCGATCGCGACGCGATGCCCCTTTCGGTCAAGCTCCCGCACGCCCCGCACGGGGATCCGGAGCTCGTCCGGCGCGTCCTCGGCGTCGATCCGATCTACAACGCGCCGTGGACCGAGATCGTCCTGCCGGCAGCGGTCATGGACAAGCCGATGCCGCACGCGAACCCGGCGCTGTTCAGCTTCCTCGAGCGCTACATGGCCGAGCAGATGGCCCAGCTGCCGGCGGACGAGTCGTACGCCGCGCGCGCGACGGCGGCCGTCAAGCGCCTACTGCACGAGCCCGGCTTCGGCCAGGACCTGGTCGCCCGCGAGCTCGGCTGCGGCGCGCGGACGCTCGCCCGGCGCCTCGCGGACGAGGGCACGAGCCTGCGTCAGATCGTCGAGACGGTGCGCAAGGCGCGCGCGGAGGACTTGCTCGACGGTCGCCGCTCGGTGGGAGAGGTCGCGTTCCTGCTCGGCTACTCCGAGCCCGCAGCCTTCCTGCACGCGTTTCGGCGCTGGCATGGCGTGAGCCCGAGCGCGTGGCTCGAGGCGCGCACGCAGGCCGCGGCGCGAGCGGCGACCGCGGACGGCGTAGACGGGTCGGCGGCGTCGCGGGGCGGGCAGCGTCGGTCGGCGAGGAGCGCGGGCTGA